A genomic window from Aricia agestis chromosome 8, ilAriAges1.1, whole genome shotgun sequence includes:
- the LOC121729582 gene encoding uncharacterized protein LOC121729582, whose protein sequence is MDKAKRQVDLVALEIPSVKFKQAVTGARMYGISGTASKEKADALANKLREVMDGREVRISRPQKCAELRISGLDDTATSEEIAEAIARPGGCATEDVKVGVIRCERNGSGSAWVKCPVEVASQISAPNTKIYVGWTVVHVVLLSTRPMRCYKCHETGHTRATCPKEVDRSQLCFRCGQPDHSAAQCENAPHCALCEASGKPADHSVGSKTCGKPVPKRKRSSKKSQVSQESATTAGTETRAAPMEAQ, encoded by the coding sequence ATGGACAAGGCCAAGAGACAGGTTGACCTGGTCGCACTAGAAATCCCGTCTGTCAAATTTAAACAGGCCGTGACCGGAGCTCGAATGTATGGGATATCCGGCACGGCTTCCAAAGAAAAGGCGGACGCACTCGCAAATAAACTAAGGGAGGTCATGGACGGGAGAGAAGTCCGCATCTCCAGACCGCAAAAGTGTGCAGAGCTGCGCATTTCAGGGCTGGATGACACGGCCACTTCAGAGGAGATAGCAGAAGCCATCGCCAGACCTGGCGGATGCGCCACCGAAGATGTAAAGGTTGGTGTGATTCGGTGTGAGCGGAATGGCAGCGGATCGGCCTGGGTGAAGTGCCCGGTCGAAGTTGCGAGCCAGATCTCGGCGCCGAACACCAAGATCTACGTTGGGTGGACCGTGGTGCACGTGGTGCTATTATCCACACGCCCCATGCGTTGTTACAAGTGCCACGAGACCGGACACACCCGAGCGACCTGTCCGAAAGAGGTCGACCGCAGCCAGCTATGCTTCCGCTGTGGCCAGCCAGACCATTCAGCTGCGCAGTGCGAGAATGCACCACACTGCGCTCTTTGTGAGGCAAGCGGAAAACCGGCTGACCATAGCGTCGGCAGTAAAACATGCGGCAAGCCTGTGCCGAAGAGGAAAAGGAGCTCGAAGAAGAGCCAAGTGTCTCAAGAGTCCGCCACTACGGCGGGCACTGAAACCAGAGCGGCCCCGATGGAAGCCCAATAA
- the LOC121729583 gene encoding uncharacterized protein LOC121729583 — translation MTTRAVRGYRTISKDAACLLAGAIPWDLDARAFADVFWRCAEARAGGSNPPPDVVRRWRNDARETAIEMWRERLENPQVSVDLVLAIRPVLKEWLDRKTGALSFRLTQVLTGHGCFGRYLCEIVGREENTRCHHCDADRDTADHTVMACPSWIGQREALTAAIGPDITLPALVRALLRGDPDWKAVEDFAEEVISAKEEAERIREREALDPRRRPRRRRRANNGDNNIPP, via the coding sequence ATGACTACCCGAGCCGTCCGTGGCTACCGCACAATATCTAAAGATGCGGCATGCCTGCTCGCGGGAGCCATCCCTTGGGATTTAGACGCGCGTGCCTTCGCCGACGTTTTCTGGCGTTGCGCAGAAGCccgcgcggggggcagcaacccCCCACCGGACGtcgtacgtcggtggaggaaTGACGCTAGAGAGACGGCTATTGAAATGTGGAGAGAGCGGCTAGAGAACCCGCAAGTCAGCGTAGACTTGGTGCTGGCGATCCGCCCTGTACTCAAGGAATGGCTCGACAGGAAGACAGGAGCACTCTCGTTCCGCCTCAcgcaggtgctgaccgggcatgggtgcttcggtcggtacctgtgcgagATCGTCGGAAGGGAGGAGAATACACGCTGTCACCATTGTGACGCGGACAGGGATACGGCCGATCACACCGTGATGGCCTGTCCCTCCTGGATTGGACAACGCGAGGCCCTGACGGCCGCAATCGGACCTGACATCACGCTGCCAGCATTGGTGCGAGCCTTGCTGCGCGGCGACCCGGACTGGAAAGCGGTGGAAGACTTCGCCGAAGAAGTTATCTCCGCcaaagaggaggccgagcgcataagagaaagggaggcgctcgaccccaGAAGACGGCCAAGGCGTAGACGTCGTGCCAACAATGGCGACAACAACATCCCGCCATAA